AACCTAACATAACcaggaaaaataataaagcaaaaacgaaaagtattaaaaaatattcccAAAAGCAAACACTATCACAATGTTTACAACTAAAatgttacaaatttaattgcaaaagttgttgttgttggcctataaatgttaattgaatCAATAAAAGTTACCACAAATCTTAAGAAAACTTACTAAACCAAAAACCTAcagttgttttatttcttgGCAATGATTCGTGACTTAGCTCTCTGAATGGTCTACCAAGATTAAGATTTGTGGTAACATTTAGCCATCCTTCCCAGGGGCTCTACAGAAATGTCCCGTTAATCCTGGAAACTTGGTTAAACCTTGTAGAACTTAATCACTCAATCGGCACAAACCTATTCTAATTCATGTCTGCATCCATCCTCTTTCAGTGGTTACTTCTGTGGTCTGTCCCACGCCAGAAAATCCAAAGAATGGCAAGGCTACCTACACCACCTTGGCCTACAATTCCGTGGTCAGCTATGAGTGTCGTTATGGTTATACTCTAGTCGGTGAAAGCTCCAGTCGCTGCGGTGCTAGTGCTAAATGGAGCGGCACAGTTCCTAGCTGCAAGGGTAAGCAAGCTATTCTAATCGCGATGACGATAGAGCTTATCAAATACATCCCACAGAGATTAACTGTGGACATCCTGGCGTGCTTTATAATGGCTGGATTGAGAATATTGAGGCAGGCACTGGATTGGGAGCCAGCATTATCTTCCGTTGCCAGCCAGAGATGTTGATCAATGGCTTGGGATCGAGCGTCTGTCAGATAGATGGACGTTGGCGCAACGCTTTACCCGAATGTTTGGCACCTTGTGTGGTGCCCACCATATCGCAGGGATTCGTCATACCCATTGAGATAACCACAGATGAGAATGGCACCACGATTATCACacagacaacgacaacaacacaatctCCGACACAAATCATAGGTGGAGTGGAGAAGGTAAAGCATGGTACGGCGCTGGAAGTCAAATGTGATGAGAACTACGAATTTCCTGTCTCTCTGCTAAGTCCACCGACTTGCAACAATGGCACTTGGAGCATTATTCCACGATGTGTGCCTGCACGTTGCAAGAATATGCCTCGTCCTCCCAAGCATGGCATGGTTATGGCACCAAAAACAGAGCACGGCATGAAAGCGCGTTTCAAGTGCAAGGATGGATTCAAATTGGTCAGTCCCGAGGGCAAGGATGTAACTGATCCGCATGATTATGTACTAACGTGTTCCTTTGGCAACTGGACGGGAGAAACACCGAAGTGTGATGAGGTATTTTGCTCTTTTCCTGGCTACATTCCCAATGGCAAAGTGTTGCTGGTGGGCAACATGGGTCTCTACGATTACCGGCCATATGTGAAGAAGATTGTCAACAATAAGCAGATCATGTACGACTGCGACAAGGGCTACGTGTTGGAGGTAAGTCATTCAAGAAGTTCCTACTAAGGATATTGATCCTGTCTGTCCTATTTTTTAGGTTGGCCCCCCCGGTGCTACTTGCGTGGGTGGCAAGTGGCGACCTTTGGATCTACCGCAGTGTCTGCTTGGTCAGCATCCACGTTTGCGATGGAATCGTCGACGACGTCGTTCTCTGGAGTTGCGACAGCTGCGATCCGTTTTTTTGCTTCGCCGTCAGCGTGAGCTGCAGCGACAACTTCTGGAGCATCAAATTCATCAGTTGCCTGAAAGTAAAACCAAATGCCGAGGGATTTCAAGtgcaaacttttttaattttttactatGTTTGCAGGCACAGCTGTCGAGACAAGGGGGCAACGCTTTAAGCGTGGCACCCAAGCCCTCAATCCCTCGGACATAGATCTGGCCTACTCCAAATACTATCAGAAGATCAAGGAACGCTATCAGCGCTATGTTCGCAAGATTCTCGGTCGCAATCGTCCCTACACATCGACAACAAGCTCTCAGGATGGTCGCTGGTACAATCACTACAATAGTCCGGAGCTGGTAATGACACGCCAAGGAAATCACAATTGGCGCAATGCCGAGGACTATCCCGAGTCTTCTGCACCATTGCCGAGCATCCATCACAATCGTCTGCAAGTGGAGCACAACTCGAATGTGGCACCAGCTTCTACAGTTTCGCGCAAACTAGATCTCATCGAGCAATTGAAATCGCAGATTGCAGATCGCAGACGTCGACGCAAGCGCAGCACCAGCATTAGTTCCTCTCCACCGCCTGCGGCAACATTACCCGATGGCGATCTAGACACCAGTGATGGTGGAGAAACCAGTCGCACTGCGGGTGGCAAGCGGTTACGTGGTCCTTGTGAGGATCTCGACTGGGATTCGTTTGCCAACATCACCACAGTCCGACCAGGTAAAGCGCCGGGTAGAAATTCAGTGGGCATTATGTTGCAGTTGGAGTGCAATGCGGGCTTTAAGCTAAACATCAAGGGCGAGAATGCAACGGCGCGTTGCATTCGCGGTATCTGGAAACCCGATACGCCCAAGTGCATGTCTGCACCTTGTTTGGTGCCGGCGGTGGAACATGGCAAATACTACAAGGTGGAGCCGCATACTAAGCAGCTGAGCGACAAACCCTCGCTGACACCGCTCTCCACTTACGAGGAGATTCAATCCAATGAGTTTATCACGCTTGAGTGTCAGGATGGCTTCAATATTCAGGTTTGTTGAGCACTCAAGGGTTGGATAAAATTAACTGAGGCTTCATCTCTCGTTTAGGGCTCTGCTCAATTGCGTTGCGCCCATGGCTCCTGGTCGGTGAATGCCTTCTCTGAGTGCACTTCGGTACCCTGCACCCTGCCCAATATACCAGGAGTCATCTATGAGGCAAGTTATCCGCTTAGTAAATCCTGTCCTGCAGCATCCTAGCCTAACCTAAGCTCCTCCCTAGGGCGGTTATCGCGCCGGCCTAACCATCGGTCATGGCAGCACAGTCAGCGTTCGCTGTGAGCTCTCCACCAATGCCAATCCCATTGAGATGTCCTGTCACAAGGGCGTTCTCACTCCCCCCAGCATACCCTGCGAGTCTGGACTACGCAAATCGCGTGAGGAACTGGagcatgccacgcccacgcctaCGACACACAGTAAAATCGAACACAACGAGCTGGACGATCACAATCATCACAACAACCATCACGACAACAATACGGATGAGCATTCCGACGAAAAGATGTGTGGACATCCCAGTCTAACAGATAACGCCATGGTATACAAGTAAGTAACAAGAGGTATAGATAGGACTCGTATTGAATCTGTTAACTTTTGCAGGAATGCCGATGTTGAGAACGATGGTTTCTTTGAGAGCGGTACCGAGATCTTCTTCAACTGCATACCTAATGCAGCCGGAGATCGTCAAACATGGCGTATAATTTGCGACAATGGCCAATGGGTAGGACGCTCTTACAACTGCGGtaagtattttaaatcttattacattaatttatCTTCTAATTTTAATCCTGTTACAGAAAATGGCACATGCTCGTTCAAGAACAATGAACCGAATGTGGTGAGTTTTTACAACGATCTGGAGATACGCGAGGACATTGTGGATTTTCCGCCTGGCGCCACGATCATATCTAGGTTTGCTCATCCCTGAGAATTCAATAACAAAGTCATTAACTCCGCTTCCTACTCTCTTATACTTGTAGGTGTGTGGACATTGGCAAGTTCTCGATGACTGGCAGCCATGAGCGAACCTGCATTCACTCAGAGTGGACAAACACAAAGCCTGTATGCTCGGGCTTAAATCAGGAGAATGACTATGCGAGTATGTATTGaagctgaaaataaaatcgttggttttttttaataccGCAATGGTTTTTAAGctttaatgttattttaaagCATCTATTGATTAATTCGAAACTAAATAAgtgaaaaaaacaatttacaattgctGGATCGTAAAAATTCGAGGCTGAgcgattttatttattgctttcttagacattttatgtaaaatatatcagctgaaaattaatttgtatactataatatattatattactattattataacaGATATCTTGTACAATCGCATTAATAGCACCCCGTCATGAAACTTACTTTTGCAGTGGAGAAGGCACCCACCATCCTTTTCCGCCACAAGAACGGACCGATAGCGCAGAGCAACGATGGCAAACTGATTGTTTATCCCGGGACAACAGTGCACATGGAATGCCTGTGGATGCGACGCTTTGGCAATCCAAAATGGAATGTCAGTCACACTTTCAAGTGGGTAGCATGAAGatctgtttgtttatttattttgtgagtCGCATTCTAATTGTAATATTTCAACATCCTTTTCGCTATTTGTTTTACGGGGCATGCCAGGAACTACACCGAAGGTTGGGTAACCGAAGCAGATGAGGGACGTGACTCAACACTAGAGTATCGTCTAAGTGTGTTCGATGCCCAAGCGGAGGACTCCGGGATATATTCATGCATGACACCGGCACGACATGAGCATGCTGTTGAGGTGGTGGTGAAGGCAATCAATTGCCCGGAGATACCAATAAGACGGGGCTTGATCGTGAACACAAACGATACGAAGCTGAGCACCCGTGTGCTGTTGTCCTGTTCGAATGGCAACTCGTTGTTTGGCGCATCGGAGCTGTTTTGCTTGCCAAGTGGCAATTGGAGCGCCCTGTTGCCGGTTTGCGAGAGCGTGGAGTGTGGCGATATACCGCTGATGCCGAACAATGTGAGCTCACCGCGCGTCTCTGTGCTATCGCGAGAGGTGGGCGGTCGAGCGGCATTCTCCTGTTCATCGGGTTACGGATTGCGCGGCCCCACCGAGGCCATCTGTTTGCCGACAGGCGAATGGGCGACACCGTTTCCCACCTGTGTGGAAGTGCAATGCGATAATCCCGGTGCACCGCAAAACGGTTACGCCCAAGGGTCGGCACCATATCGTGCCGGCGATGTggttcaattcaattgcaacCCGGAATATATGATGCAAGGTCAGCCAATAATTGCCTGTCAGGATAACGGACGCTGGTCCGGCGGTCTGCCCAAATGTGTGCAGGCCTGTTCGTATCCCGGCACCGCAATCAGCGGTCGCATGTCCTCTGTTAAATTCTACTACGCCATTGGTGAGAGTATCACGTTCACCTGCGATGCTGGCTTAGAGTTGCGCGGTTCCAAAGTGCTTAAGTGCATGAAGAACGGTAAATGGTCCAGTGCCATACCTACTTGTGTGGCCAACGATGCCCCACCTGGCGGCATTGGTGTTGGCGGCACAGCCATTGGCAACAATAAGCATCTGGCAACCATGGgttaaaaatgaaatctttTGTGGAAAGTTGAGTAACAAAAATCAAAGTGATACTAAtacatatacaacaaaatgtacTAACTAAATGCACACATTCGAAaaacagacgcacacacactcgagtATTCTCCAAATACTGGATATTCGCGCAATTCTaacaataattgtaattgtattacgtcgtcattttaatattaataaatgttcaattaaaaatacgcTTCACTATACAATTCACTCGCAAGTTGGCGCCAAAACTACCGATCTTCTCTGTTGCTGTTAACTAACAGATAAAATGAACTGCTGTTAACAGTATCGTTTGAGTCTAACAGTAGAGCCAATACatcatttgtaattattacaactgtacaaaatattacaaaactcacaaaaaatataaaaatacatatattatttttaagctttAACTGATTAACTGATGATTTTATtaagtacaacaaatttttttacattttacctGTATggacattttaaatgcatgtTTAACAGCACACCGCTGCACAGGTTCGCTCACAACACGGTTCCAGTTCCGCATTACGTTCGTTCCGCAGCGGAGCGGCTCTCTGGTGCGAGTCGCGAGCGGCCGTACGTTCATTTGTTTTTCCACGTCTGAGAGTGTGGCACGTCGTGTGGGTGGTGTGCGCGtgaaacgacgacgacgggaACCTTTCGTTTTtcgcgttttgtttttgtacataaatttcgaacacaaaaaatacgTCTAATAATTGTGTATATAATCTATGTATAGTGTagttaattttgcaaaaaaacaacaaaaaataattaatcaatttacaactgaaatcacaacaacaacactgctGACCCAATGTCATGTAACAGccaaaaaccaataaaaacacaacaaccaAATCATTCATTATAGAAACGTGCAAAAAACGTGCGtcagtatatgtgtgtatgtgtataagtacgtgtgtgcgtgagtgtgagtgtgtactagtgtgtgttttgttgttgctgcccgcTCAGGacgaatttaaaattagctaaacaattaaatttaaggtaagttattaaaatgcattcatacacacaacaaaaacaaaaaaataaaaacgagaaCGAACAGCTGACGCATGCACAAATACAATCACAACAGGGCGCAATTATCTGTGACAGGCAAAACAGGCACAAATACacttacaaataaaatgaaatgagaaaaaacATTACCTTGCCTAAGCCCCTCTCCCTCCCTCCACCAACCCCTTACACAGGCCCCGGCCCcttttggcagcagcagccaacgctTCAAGGGCGAtgaactacaacaacaacagcagccaggcagcagcagcaacagaagaagaagaacaaaaacacaaaaagcaaagtCACAAAGTGTGACAAAAGCTTTTGTGTTGCGTTTCGtgatttgctttcaatttttgcacgttgctattgttgttgctgttacagCTGCTGCACTATTTTTGTGTGAGCACAGATTTGAATTTGTGGGCGTTGAAATGACGTGATAACAGCAATGTTAGCCATACCTTGTTTATGCTAGAAAATCTGTGATAActcatattgttgttgttagtgttgctGCCGTCGTCGTCAATGCCACCCCAcgtaacgtttttttttttgtttttgctctgcCGCTGCTCTCTTActgctgtgttgtgtgtgttacTGCAAGTCTGAAGCACGCAGGCCCCGACACGCGCGCAACAGTATACGACGAGTATAGTCAACGTTGACGCGCCAACGACGGCGTAGGCAgcggcacagcagcaacagtagcatAAATGTCAGTGTGTTAGTGGGGGGCCCGCTAAGCAGACTGTTActcttgatgttgttggtcTTACTATTGTGTTGCTCCTGTTATTGCTCgtactgctgctgttattgttgttgttggtgttattGCTCttgatgatgctgatgctgttatTGCTCTTACGGTTGCTATAGTTGTTGCTTCTACTGTTGTTATAGTTGCTAttctgctgttattgttgttattgctcttGGCTGTTGTTCTGCTACGTTCTGTTACGTATCTCAATACAAATACTTGTTTGCTCtgttttttgttcgttttttgaAGTGCGTCGTAAGTAAATTGGGTCAATGTTGCCATTTGACCCTATCTTCGAAATTCGTTATTCGTTGTTTCGACAACACAGATCAGATCATTGCTAGAAAGCATCAAGGAGAAACTTTTCGTTGCTGATGATTTATGcccatatatataaatatatttattttgtattcttgaTGTGACGCATTTACACGTTGAAAAATCATTAACAGTAGTTGATTTATTGgccaaaaaaattattacCAACCATTCGTTTACTTGGGGCGCGGCCAGTCTacttaatgcaaataataataataatgtgcgCACAGACTACAGTTAAGTAAAAGttgtcattgttattgttatcagCACATGAATAAACTTTGTTTAACGCCATTAATgatgtaatatttttagtgCTTCGCCATGCTGAGATTACGGATTAAGATAAGCTGAGAATGTGCTGCGTTGTATGTGTTATCGATAAGCGGAATCAATCTCTAATCGGTCGCTGTTATGCCCATGTTATGTTCTACTCATTGCGTCAGTGGAGAGGGATAACTAAGATGATCAATCACAAAGCGTGGCGAGCACTGgactttgcttttctttttagctTTTTGGCCACAATTGGCATCTTTTGTTCTGTGATTTCTGCTACTTaaggcggcggctgctgctttgtTTATTGTTCTGCATGCATCTGACCAGGGGCCAATGCACTGTTCAAACACCGTGTGTAaacatagtatatacataattgTGTTTAACATGCCCTGCACTCAAATGTTAAAACGTTAATTgactgttatcgataacagctGCTGATCACACTGCACTTCCCCTTTCTGCCGCTCTCCCACTTACACTtgtctgtttatttatttacaagcaGACAAAAGGCGCTGCCAACTCATTGTCATTGTCGTCGACATGTCTGCGCCTTTGTCTCTGCTCTACCTGCATTTACTTTGAatcatgcacacacatacaaacactcATAGAGACGTACTTGTTTACCTACGGTTCAAATCGCAGCTGTCTTTTTTGACCTGTCTCAACACGGTGTTAAACCTTCTTAATGCCTTTATAAGTAtcgtttaaaaaatattcttggAATTTTTATGACAACCcagagaaatatatatatttataacatatGGGATATGCGCTTTATTATCTATGCAGTGCGCCGACGCGCGGCTTTTGTCAGTTAACGGGTCTGCTTGCTTATCTCACATATAGTATTGTAGTCTCTCAACCCAGCCGCATTTACACTACGCttatctgtttttttgttttttttttttattattattgttttgacGAGGCCGttagtgtttttgtttgcttgttgttgaaTGTGGCAGAAATGCTGCCACACGTCAtaagaataaatatagaaagaaaaaaaactattcaCACAAACTGATTTTTTATCAGCAACTAGTAACAAGTAATTGAAGCGTAACAACGCCTGATCGATTCCCTCTCTTCATCTTTGAGGCGGCGACCAGAGTTACCAAAGAGCTCAAAATCAATTGCCATTGTTTGAACACTACGCCATTTTCTCAGCACTTAAAGGGTAAAGTCTTAAACGTGTTTGTAAttacttattaaattatatatacgatataagCTTTCTGTTAAATTAGAGGTGAACCGTAGAGCGACTAAAACTAAAACCCGCGCATCTGTCGTTTTTCACAcaagtttaaattatttctatgtGATTTATTATGTCTGACTGCGGCAAGCGATATGTGCTAACAATTTTCTCTTCAATTACTTAGTGTTACAACAAacgttacaaaaaaaaaaaaactcatacATATCGCAACAGGCGATTAAGCTGGTTTTAGCGTGATCGATATTTAAAGTCAGGGTTATTATCGAGCAAGGCTTTGgcattaaatgtttattaacaGACGCCCCGGCTGTTAAAAGTAACATTTATCTGTTAATTCCGCTTTGTTGTGTTGCGCTTGTG
This window of the Drosophila albomicans strain 15112-1751.03 chromosome 2L, ASM965048v2, whole genome shotgun sequence genome carries:
- the LOC117563640 gene encoding uncharacterized protein LOC117563640 isoform X1 translates to MNRLLLQCLVTMILVYTVISVPTSSSITTTSSIAAAAGQQTTTEIPQQDDDDDDWDEGDDSLESDDDGRVYKNPRNSPSTECPRDEEQATLLGQKCLRKCSSDEDCKSKKKKCLCDGVCGNSCIKPDRECPELAQPSLGQVTVGGRHFGARASYACPHGYHVVGLQSRLCQADGNWAGAEPACKQNIYCLKPPQIEHARNSALPEQETFDLDSTVQYHCHTGYVTNGFPRAKCLAIDNQASWYGPDIQCEPRSCGQPPDPAYGWHAGECYTYGCKITYNCGTGYELVGKHERYCQSDGSWTPKELPTCVLVTSVVCPTPENPKNGKATYTTLAYNSVVSYECRYGYTLVGESSSRCGASAKWSGTVPSCKEINCGHPGVLYNGWIENIEAGTGLGASIIFRCQPEMLINGLGSSVCQIDGRWRNALPECLAPCVVPTISQGFVIPIEITTDENGTTIITQTTTTTQSPTQIIGGVEKVKHGTALEVKCDENYEFPVSLLSPPTCNNGTWSIIPRCVPARCKNMPRPPKHGMVMAPKTEHGMKARFKCKDGFKLVSPEGKDVTDPHDYVLTCSFGNWTGETPKCDEVFCSFPGYIPNGKVLLVGNMGLYDYRPYVKKIVNNKQIMYDCDKGYVLEVGPPGATCVGGKWRPLDLPQCLLGQHPRLRWNRRRRRSLELRQLRSVFLLRRQRELQRQLLEHQIHQLPESTAVETRGQRFKRGTQALNPSDIDLAYSKYYQKIKERYQRYVRKILGRNRPYTSTTSSQDGRWYNHYNSPELVMTRQGNHNWRNAEDYPESSAPLPSIHHNRLQVEHNSNVAPASTVSRKLDLIEQLKSQIADRRRRRKRSTSISSSPPPAATLPDGDLDTSDGGETSRTAGGKRLRGPCEDLDWDSFANITTVRPGKAPGRNSVGIMLQLECNAGFKLNIKGENATARCIRGIWKPDTPKCMSAPCLVPAVEHGKYYKVEPHTKQLSDKPSLTPLSTYEEIQSNEFITLECQDGFNIQGSAQLRCAHGSWSVNAFSECTSVPCTLPNIPGVIYEGGYRAGLTIGHGSTVSVRCELSTNANPIEMSCHKGVLTPPSIPCESGLRKSREELEHATPTPTTHSKIEHNELDDHNHHNNHHDNNTDEHSDEKMCGHPSLTDNAMVYKNADVENDGFFESGTEIFFNCIPNAAGDRQTWRIICDNGQWVGRSYNCENGTCSFKNNEPNVVSFYNDLEIREDIVDFPPGATIISRCVDIGKFSMTGSHERTCIHSEWTNTKPVCSGLNQENDYAMEKAPTILFRHKNGPIAQSNDGKLIVYPGTTVHMECLWMRRFGNPKWNVSHTFKNYTEGWVTEADEGRDSTLEYRLSVFDAQAEDSGIYSCMTPARHEHAVEVVVKAINCPEIPIRRGLIVNTNDTKLSTRVLLSCSNGNSLFGASELFCLPSGNWSALLPVCESVECGDIPLMPNNVSSPRVSVLSREVGGRAAFSCSSGYGLRGPTEAICLPTGEWATPFPTCVEVQCDNPGAPQNGYAQGSAPYRAGDVVQFNCNPEYMMQGQPIIACQDNGRWSGGLPKCVQACSYPGTAISGRMSSVKFYYAIGESITFTCDAGLELRGSKVLKCMKNGKWSSAIPTCVANDAPPGGIGVGGTAIGNNKHLATMG